In Granulicatella elegans, one genomic interval encodes:
- the rpmG gene encoding 50S ribosomal protein L33: MAQKKAALACSVCGSRNYTLTLGQNKRVERLELKKFCKFCNKQTLHRETK; the protein is encoded by the coding sequence ATGGCACAAAAGAAAGCAGCGTTGGCATGTAGTGTATGTGGTTCAAGAAACTATACACTTACTTTAGGACAAAATAAACGTGTCGAACGTTTAGAATTAAAAAAATTCTGTAAGTTTTGCAATAAACAAACACTACATCGAGAAACTAAATAA
- the menA gene encoding 1,4-dihydroxy-2-naphthoate polyprenyltransferase: MKDIIELVELRTKIASVIPFVVGLLFSIWTFGNCNAVNMMLFFVGMLCFDMATTVMNNLMDYVKAKNKTYRQEENIIGTSSLTVKQATIIFTALVGIATIIGIILVMRTNVILLFVGALCFVIGIFYTFGPIPISRMPLGEVLSGVTMGFGIFWIVIFLNSPEASFAWMGFEQGMLVVRLSLLDHFKVALLSLPLVCTIANIMLSNNLCDLETDITNHRYTLVYYIGKPTALTLYQVLYFISFVAMLLAVVLQIAPMLMLGTLVVAIPVYKNIQLFLQKQEKRTTFALAIKNILMIHVMQILLLVISVIFFR, translated from the coding sequence ATGAAAGATATTATAGAATTAGTAGAGTTAAGAACGAAAATTGCGAGTGTCATTCCTTTTGTGGTCGGATTACTCTTTTCCATTTGGACATTCGGAAATTGCAACGCTGTGAATATGATGTTGTTCTTTGTTGGAATGTTATGTTTTGATATGGCAACGACCGTTATGAATAATTTGATGGACTATGTCAAAGCGAAAAATAAAACGTACCGCCAAGAAGAAAATATTATTGGAACATCATCTTTAACGGTGAAACAGGCAACCATTATATTTACTGCTCTAGTCGGTATTGCAACGATTATTGGAATCATTTTAGTGATGAGAACGAATGTGATTTTATTATTTGTGGGCGCACTTTGTTTTGTGATTGGTATTTTTTATACTTTTGGTCCGATTCCAATTTCGAGGATGCCGTTAGGAGAAGTGTTGTCAGGAGTGACTATGGGATTTGGAATTTTTTGGATTGTGATTTTCCTAAACTCTCCAGAAGCAAGTTTTGCGTGGATGGGATTCGAACAAGGAATGTTAGTTGTCCGATTATCGTTGTTAGATCACTTCAAAGTAGCACTGCTCTCATTGCCATTAGTATGTACGATTGCGAATATTATGTTAAGTAATAATTTATGTGATTTAGAGACAGATATTACGAATCATCGCTATACATTAGTGTATTATATCGGGAAACCAACGGCGTTAACATTATACCAAGTCCTCTATTTCATTAGTTTTGTAGCAATGCTGTTAGCAGTCGTATTACAAATAGCACCAATGTTAATGCTAGGGACTTTAGTAGTTGCAATTCCAGTGTATAAAAATATTCAACTCTTCCTTCAAAAACAAGAGAAACGAACAACTTTTGCATTAGCGATTAAAAACATATTGATGATTCATGTCATGCAAATATTATTATTAGTCATTAGTGTGATATTTTTTCGCTAA
- the nusG gene encoding transcription termination/antitermination protein NusG: MMSNAAKEWYVLHTYSGYENKVKSNIELRISSMGMEENIFRVIVPEDEEVEVKDGKEKVIVSKTFPGYVLVEMIMSDQAWYVVRNTPGVTGFVGSHGAGSKPSPLLPEEVETLLGRLGVPTHAPVDLHVKVGDYVIITEGAFDGMSGKVTEIDDEKQKVKVTIEMFGRETVVELEFYQVKEDDSY, translated from the coding sequence ATGATGAGTAATGCAGCAAAAGAATGGTATGTATTACATACTTATTCAGGATATGAAAATAAAGTGAAATCAAATATTGAATTACGTATTAGTTCAATGGGAATGGAAGAAAATATTTTTCGAGTAATTGTTCCAGAGGATGAAGAAGTGGAAGTGAAAGATGGAAAGGAAAAAGTTATAGTAAGTAAAACTTTCCCAGGTTATGTATTAGTTGAAATGATTATGTCAGACCAAGCGTGGTATGTTGTACGAAATACTCCAGGTGTTACAGGATTTGTAGGATCTCACGGAGCGGGTTCTAAACCATCTCCATTATTGCCAGAAGAAGTAGAAACATTATTAGGTCGCTTAGGAGTGCCAACTCATGCGCCAGTAGATTTGCATGTTAAAGTTGGAGATTATGTTATTATCACTGAAGGTGCCTTTGATGGTATGAGCGGTAAAGTAACAGAAATCGATGACGAAAAACAAAAAGTTAAAGTAACAATTGAAATGTTTGGTCGTGAAACTGTTGTAGAATTAGAATTCTATCAAGTGAAAGAAGATGACTCTTACTAA
- the secE gene encoding preprotein translocase subunit SecE, giving the protein MRFLVNIVKEMKRVTWPTGKEVNKYTLTVVMAVLLALGFFTVVDFAISNAFKLIIK; this is encoded by the coding sequence ATGCGTTTTTTAGTAAATATTGTTAAAGAAATGAAGAGAGTAACATGGCCAACTGGTAAAGAAGTCAATAAATATACATTAACAGTTGTGATGGCAGTATTACTTGCATTAGGCTTTTTCACTGTGGTGGATTTCGCTATTTCAAATGCATTTAAATTAATTATTAAATAA
- a CDS encoding FAD:protein FMN transferase codes for MKINKWLLVTTLALSSIGLVSCQQKKVQKVEVVSSASVKTPREIIKSPVKKTDFLLGTAVALSVYHPNTEELLTRAFTMVKDLEARITVNASGSEVDVINEAAGDHAVVVSDEVYDVIKQGLAYSEEFDGSFDITVGPLTSLWRIGFPDARKPSQKEIDDALPLVNYKNVVLNDEEKSVFLTQKGMLLDLGGIAKGFIADQLWNFFKKEGVTTAVLDLGGNIVVMGGSPARDGVAWNVGLQDPLESRGTTLGTILEKEKTIVTSGIYERYLEVDGKTYHHILNPKTGYPYENDIAGVSIIVSSSTRGDALSTSMFSIGVEEGLKYVNQKDDVDAVFMTRDKKVYVSNSIKNAFKLTNDQYTWEGTH; via the coding sequence ATGAAAATCAATAAATGGTTGTTGGTAACAACTCTTGCTTTAAGTTCAATTGGATTAGTGAGTTGCCAACAAAAGAAAGTTCAAAAAGTAGAAGTTGTTTCATCAGCTTCCGTGAAAACACCTAGAGAAATTATTAAGTCTCCTGTTAAGAAAACAGATTTTTTACTAGGGACTGCAGTAGCGTTATCTGTTTATCATCCAAATACTGAAGAATTATTAACGCGCGCATTTACAATGGTGAAAGATTTGGAAGCTCGAATTACAGTGAATGCGAGTGGTTCTGAAGTAGATGTGATTAATGAGGCGGCAGGAGATCATGCGGTTGTAGTCAGCGATGAAGTATATGATGTCATTAAACAAGGTCTAGCTTATAGTGAGGAATTTGATGGTAGTTTTGATATTACAGTAGGTCCTCTAACAAGCTTATGGAGAATTGGATTCCCAGATGCTAGAAAACCATCCCAAAAAGAAATTGATGATGCACTACCTTTAGTGAATTATAAAAATGTCGTTTTAAATGATGAAGAAAAAAGTGTCTTTCTAACTCAAAAAGGAATGTTACTAGATTTAGGTGGAATTGCGAAAGGGTTCATTGCAGATCAATTATGGAATTTCTTTAAAAAAGAAGGTGTGACAACAGCGGTTCTTGATTTAGGAGGAAATATTGTTGTAATGGGTGGTTCTCCTGCGCGAGATGGGGTAGCTTGGAATGTTGGGTTGCAAGATCCGCTAGAAAGTCGCGGTACAACTTTAGGAACGATTTTAGAAAAAGAAAAGACAATTGTAACTTCTGGGATATATGAACGTTATTTAGAAGTAGATGGTAAGACTTATCATCATATTTTAAATCCAAAAACAGGATATCCATATGAAAATGACATTGCAGGAGTTTCAATTATTGTCTCAAGTTCTACACGAGGAGATGCATTATCAACTTCAATGTTTTCAATCGGTGTAGAAGAAGGGTTGAAATATGTCAATCAAAAAGATGATGTGGATGCAGTCTTCATGACTCGAGATAAGAAAGTCTATGTTTCAAATTCTATTAAAAATGCGTTTAAACTAACGAATGATCAATATACATGGGAGGGGACGCATTAA
- the pepT gene encoding peptidase T has product MRERLLDRFVRYAKINTRSDLNSSAVPTTKSQLDFLQMLKQELKELGFSYISLDLEDAYLVACIPSNLPEGKTAPAIGFVAHVDTADFNAENIQPQIHSNYDGEDVLLNSELGLMMRVEEFPNLKNYIGQTLITTDGTTLLGADDKAGLVSIVEAAIDLLDNPEIPHGDIWVAFGPDEEIGKGAHRFKAERMPVQFAYTLDSGIVGKLEYETFNAARAVVKINGTSVHPGQAKNVMVNALAEAAKLFSKLPEQEVPERTSGYEGFYMLTKQSGNIGMVEAEYIIRDHSMEKFQERKKNFAKIVEKQNKTYDVPRIECHIYDEYFNMYEVLKEDMTSVEVAKEAYRQCGIEPDIQPFRGGTDGCIITFKGIPTPNLFTGAENLHGQYEFVTLESMEKAKEVVLTIIQNVIK; this is encoded by the coding sequence ATGCGAGAAAGACTGTTAGATCGTTTTGTACGATATGCGAAGATTAATACAAGAAGTGATTTAAACTCATCTGCAGTCCCAACAACAAAAAGTCAGTTAGATTTTTTACAAATGTTGAAACAGGAATTGAAGGAATTAGGATTTTCATATATTTCTTTAGATTTAGAAGATGCTTATTTAGTAGCTTGTATTCCAAGTAATTTACCAGAAGGTAAAACGGCTCCTGCAATCGGATTTGTAGCACATGTCGATACTGCAGATTTTAATGCGGAAAATATTCAACCACAAATTCATTCGAATTATGATGGGGAAGATGTTCTGTTAAATTCTGAATTAGGGCTGATGATGCGAGTAGAAGAATTTCCTAACTTGAAAAATTATATTGGGCAAACTCTGATTACAACAGATGGGACAACATTGTTAGGAGCAGATGATAAAGCTGGATTAGTTTCAATAGTAGAAGCAGCTATCGATTTGTTAGATAACCCAGAAATTCCACATGGAGACATTTGGGTAGCTTTTGGACCAGATGAGGAAATTGGGAAAGGCGCCCATCGATTTAAAGCAGAAAGAATGCCGGTTCAATTTGCTTATACATTAGATAGTGGTATAGTCGGAAAATTAGAATATGAAACTTTTAATGCTGCAAGAGCGGTAGTGAAAATTAATGGTACAAGTGTACACCCTGGTCAAGCAAAAAATGTCATGGTAAATGCACTAGCAGAAGCAGCTAAACTGTTTTCAAAATTACCAGAGCAAGAAGTGCCTGAAAGAACGAGTGGGTATGAAGGCTTTTATATGCTTACTAAACAATCAGGCAATATTGGAATGGTAGAAGCGGAATATATTATTCGAGATCATTCTATGGAGAAGTTCCAAGAACGTAAGAAAAATTTCGCAAAAATTGTAGAAAAACAAAATAAAACTTATGATGTTCCAAGAATTGAATGCCATATTTATGATGAATACTTTAATATGTATGAAGTATTAAAAGAAGATATGACTTCAGTTGAAGTAGCAAAAGAAGCATACCGCCAATGTGGAATCGAACCAGATATCCAACCTTTTAGAGGAGGTACAGATGGTTGTATTATTACCTTTAAAGGAATTCCAACACCTAACTTGTTTACAGGTGCAGAAAATTTACATGGGCAATATGAATTTGTTACATTAGAAAGCATGGAAAAAGCAAAAGAAGTTGTATTAACGATTATTCAAAACGTAATCAAATAA
- a CDS encoding polyprenyl synthetase family protein codes for MEMIHSMWNEYPFLKQELSAIRQLMLDSVEMEDQAIHQAIVTMLQQGGKMIRPAYLTLFANWSNNGKQQQVRAVAAALELLHVATLLHDDVIDEADMRRGQKTINSRYGNRVAIYAGDFILTSCYKLLSEYVKDLEGIVLPTNGMARVLEGELAQMRNCYRYDLGLQEYLKRIEGKTAQLFMISCYMGATLGEMDDALRAKKIGQQIGMAFQILDDILDYQVTPQEFGKPVLEDVAQGIYTAPLIYAMENNSQKIIPLLEKKQEISEEERLVLRKLVHDSGGLQKAQQLAMQYTKQALSQIERLPESDMKATVTQLTKQLLERTM; via the coding sequence ATGGAAATGATTCATTCAATGTGGAATGAATACCCGTTTTTAAAACAAGAATTATCAGCTATTCGTCAGTTAATGTTAGACAGTGTTGAAATGGAAGATCAAGCTATTCATCAAGCAATTGTAACGATGCTACAACAAGGTGGGAAAATGATTCGTCCAGCGTATCTAACATTATTTGCTAATTGGAGTAACAATGGGAAACAGCAACAAGTAAGAGCCGTTGCAGCGGCGTTAGAACTGTTACATGTTGCAACATTACTCCATGATGATGTGATTGATGAAGCGGATATGAGAAGAGGTCAAAAAACGATTAACTCTCGTTATGGAAATCGTGTAGCAATTTATGCAGGAGATTTTATTTTAACGAGTTGTTATAAACTCTTATCAGAATATGTGAAAGATTTAGAAGGGATTGTCCTTCCAACAAATGGTATGGCTCGAGTTCTAGAAGGCGAATTAGCTCAAATGAGAAATTGTTATCGCTATGATTTAGGACTTCAAGAATATTTGAAACGAATTGAGGGAAAGACAGCCCAGTTATTCATGATTAGTTGTTATATGGGCGCAACATTAGGAGAAATGGATGATGCACTCAGAGCAAAGAAAATTGGTCAGCAAATTGGCATGGCGTTTCAAATTTTAGATGACATCTTAGATTATCAAGTAACTCCTCAAGAATTTGGAAAACCTGTTCTAGAAGATGTTGCGCAAGGGATTTATACAGCGCCGCTAATTTATGCAATGGAAAATAACTCTCAAAAGATTATTCCTTTGCTAGAAAAAAAACAAGAAATTTCTGAAGAAGAAAGATTGGTACTAAGGAAATTAGTGCATGATTCTGGTGGGCTGCAAAAAGCACAACAATTAGCAATGCAATATACGAAACAAGCGTTGTCTCAAATTGAACGTTTGCCTGAAAGTGATATGAAGGCAACAGTAACGCAATTAACGAAACAATTATTAGAACGCACGATGTAA
- a CDS encoding FMN-binding protein, producing the protein MTIKKSLATAAVLLSSVVVLTACGGGSKSTTSSTATTTAATTQAAKSTASGELKDGTYKLVSETDKRGWHVEFTIVVEGGKITSSDYDNLNKDGKRKSEDEAYEKQMKDKVKVGPAEYFKAYNVGLVQKQTPSDVEVVAGATHAHTSFVEYANKLIEAAQKGDTKEIKVAAPQG; encoded by the coding sequence ATGACAATCAAAAAATCATTAGCAACAGCAGCTGTTTTATTATCATCAGTAGTTGTATTAACTGCATGTGGTGGAGGTTCTAAATCAACAACTTCATCTACTGCAACTACAACAGCAGCAACTACTCAAGCAGCAAAATCTACTGCTTCAGGAGAATTAAAAGATGGTACTTACAAATTAGTATCTGAAACTGACAAACGTGGTTGGCATGTAGAATTTACAATCGTAGTTGAAGGTGGCAAAATCACTTCTTCAGATTATGACAACTTAAATAAAGATGGCAAACGTAAATCAGAAGATGAAGCTTATGAAAAACAAATGAAAGATAAAGTTAAAGTTGGACCAGCTGAATACTTCAAAGCATACAATGTTGGTTTAGTACAAAAACAAACTCCATCAGATGTTGAAGTAGTTGCAGGAGCAACACATGCACACACTTCATTTGTAGAATATGCAAATAAATTAATTGAAGCAGCTCAAAAAGGTGACACTAAAGAAATTAAGGTGGCAGCACCTCAAGGCTAA